One stretch of Portunus trituberculatus isolate SZX2019 chromosome 23, ASM1759143v1, whole genome shotgun sequence DNA includes these proteins:
- the LOC123507847 gene encoding monocarboxylate transporter 12-like isoform X2 — translation MFPAAQESSEHNLKEEEEGLTHSSREVGHGKAHSSEKEHGTAHTSGEEKDGTAHSLGKEEDGTAHSSGEEEHGTAHSSWKQQDQGQNEGQQSIHAMIPMSLCPESPTPPSARDRGYAWVVVAGVFWINTLCAGYIKSFGITYLLLLQYFPDDSAAAVGWVMGMLLGTRGLLAPVMGAMAVKIGPRRSILIGTLLITLGLLLAIPKLSIYYMAATVGSLVGIGICMSETPGILLVTDYFVERLSFANGIRASGNPMGGFLFSPMVVFFNEQFGLQGTFILLAGVMMHIAVFGMLMRPLELQEQILYHQHLRKIRASSEYAEKCNEKAAAVTHKTLQKKALDFTLLWNPKYLLYIVMVLFTNLSMPQFLLYLPAYGHSVGLTNYQNSIISSYLSATDCIFRISCGFLVHKLNVKETFVFPVGLVVGGLSCFLVTFCSAMWQLMLVTTLYSIGLATFWALINTLLVNDFGPKSVATSWGFFRMTQGITNFIYPSLLGLMQDLTQSLMVPFFIMGTGLILGSAVFTLRPFIAKISKGCKE, via the exons ATGTTTCCCGCTGCCCAag AGAGCTCAGAACACaacttgaaggaggaggaggaaggccttACACACAGCTCGAGGGAGGTGGGGCATGGCAAAGCACACAGCTCAGAGAAGGAGCATGGCACAGCACACACttcaggggaggagaaggatggcacAGCACACAGcttagggaaggaggaggatggcacaGCACACAGctcaggggaggaggagcatggCACAGCACACAGCTCATGGAAACAACAGGACCAAGGGCAGAATGAAGGCCAGCAATCCATCCATGCCATGATACCGATGTCACTGTGCCCAGAGTCACCCACACCGCCGTCAGCCCGGGACAGAGG GTATgcctgggtggtggtggcgggggtgTTCTGGATCAACACACTCTGCGCCGGATACATCAAGAGCTTTGGCATCACGTACCTCCTGCTGCTGCAGTACTTCCCTGATGACTCTGCTGCTGCAGTCGGCTGGGTCATGGGCATGCTGCTGGGCACACGGggactgctt GCACCAGTAATGGGGGCAATGGCAGTGAAGATCGGACCACGGCGGAGTATTCTGATTGGCACACTGCTCATCACACTTGGCTTGCTACTTGCTATACCCAAACTCTCCATCTATTACATGGCTGCCACAGTGGGCAGTCTTGTGG GTATCGGCATCTGCATGAGTGAGACACCTGGTATACTACTGGTCACTGATTACTTTGTAGAGAGGCTCTCCTTTGCTAATGGCATCCGAGCCTCCGGGAACCCCATGGGAGGCTTTCTGTTCTCCCCAATGGTGGTGTTCTTCAATGAGCAATTTGGGCTGCAGGGAACCTTCATCCTTCTAGCAGGCGTTATGATGCACATTGCAGTTTTTGGAATGCTGATGAGGCCTCTGGAGCTGCAGGAGCAGATACTCTACCATCAGCATCTCAGGAAGATTCGGGCCAGCTCAGAGTATGCTGAGAAGTGCAATGAGAAGGCTGCAGCAGtgacacacaaaacactgcaaaaaaaAGCTCTAGATTTTACCTTATTATGGAACCCAAAGTACCTCTTATACATAGTGATGGTACTGTTTACCAACCTGTCAATGCCACAATTCCTGCTCTACCTGCCGGCTTATGGACATTCGGTGGGACTCACTAACTACCAGAACTCCATCATTAGTTCCTACTTGTCTGCCACAGACTGCAtcttcagaatctcatgtgggTTTTTGGTGCACAAGCTTAATGTCAAGGAGACGTTCGTCTTCCCAGTAGG CTTGGTGGTTGGGGGCCTCAGCTGCTTCCTGGTGACATTTTGCTCTGCCATGTGGCAGCTCATGCTTGTCACCACACTGTACTCCATTGGCCTGGCAACCTTCTGGGCACTTATCAACACTCTACTTGTTAATGACTTTGGCCCAAAGTCAGTAGCCACTTCCTGGGGCTTCTTCAGGATGACTCAGGGCATCACCaactttatctatccatctctacTTG gTCTGATGCAGGACTTGACGCAGAGTTTGATGGTGCCATTCTTCATCATGGGGACCGGCCTCATTCTTGGAAGTGCCGTCTTCACCTTGCGACCCTTCATAGCCAAGATATCCAAGGGATGCAAGGAATAG
- the LOC123507847 gene encoding monocarboxylate transporter 12-like isoform X1, whose translation MTPVACCGILRPVRRPDQQSHADFSSHDATTIFSRSKQTSWILRIPKLLHFRESSEHNLKEEEEGLTHSSREVGHGKAHSSEKEHGTAHTSGEEKDGTAHSLGKEEDGTAHSSGEEEHGTAHSSWKQQDQGQNEGQQSIHAMIPMSLCPESPTPPSARDRGYAWVVVAGVFWINTLCAGYIKSFGITYLLLLQYFPDDSAAAVGWVMGMLLGTRGLLAPVMGAMAVKIGPRRSILIGTLLITLGLLLAIPKLSIYYMAATVGSLVGIGICMSETPGILLVTDYFVERLSFANGIRASGNPMGGFLFSPMVVFFNEQFGLQGTFILLAGVMMHIAVFGMLMRPLELQEQILYHQHLRKIRASSEYAEKCNEKAAAVTHKTLQKKALDFTLLWNPKYLLYIVMVLFTNLSMPQFLLYLPAYGHSVGLTNYQNSIISSYLSATDCIFRISCGFLVHKLNVKETFVFPVGLVVGGLSCFLVTFCSAMWQLMLVTTLYSIGLATFWALINTLLVNDFGPKSVATSWGFFRMTQGITNFIYPSLLGLMQDLTQSLMVPFFIMGTGLILGSAVFTLRPFIAKISKGCKE comes from the exons ATGACGCCAGTGGCGTGTTGTGGCATACTACGGCCTGTGAGGCGACCAGACCAACAGTCACACGCTGACTTTAGTTCGCATGATGCCACGACCATATTCTCAAGGTCTAAACAGACTAGTTGGATCTTGCGTATTCCCAAACTCCTCCATTTTCGAG AGAGCTCAGAACACaacttgaaggaggaggaggaaggccttACACACAGCTCGAGGGAGGTGGGGCATGGCAAAGCACACAGCTCAGAGAAGGAGCATGGCACAGCACACACttcaggggaggagaaggatggcacAGCACACAGcttagggaaggaggaggatggcacaGCACACAGctcaggggaggaggagcatggCACAGCACACAGCTCATGGAAACAACAGGACCAAGGGCAGAATGAAGGCCAGCAATCCATCCATGCCATGATACCGATGTCACTGTGCCCAGAGTCACCCACACCGCCGTCAGCCCGGGACAGAGG GTATgcctgggtggtggtggcgggggtgTTCTGGATCAACACACTCTGCGCCGGATACATCAAGAGCTTTGGCATCACGTACCTCCTGCTGCTGCAGTACTTCCCTGATGACTCTGCTGCTGCAGTCGGCTGGGTCATGGGCATGCTGCTGGGCACACGGggactgctt GCACCAGTAATGGGGGCAATGGCAGTGAAGATCGGACCACGGCGGAGTATTCTGATTGGCACACTGCTCATCACACTTGGCTTGCTACTTGCTATACCCAAACTCTCCATCTATTACATGGCTGCCACAGTGGGCAGTCTTGTGG GTATCGGCATCTGCATGAGTGAGACACCTGGTATACTACTGGTCACTGATTACTTTGTAGAGAGGCTCTCCTTTGCTAATGGCATCCGAGCCTCCGGGAACCCCATGGGAGGCTTTCTGTTCTCCCCAATGGTGGTGTTCTTCAATGAGCAATTTGGGCTGCAGGGAACCTTCATCCTTCTAGCAGGCGTTATGATGCACATTGCAGTTTTTGGAATGCTGATGAGGCCTCTGGAGCTGCAGGAGCAGATACTCTACCATCAGCATCTCAGGAAGATTCGGGCCAGCTCAGAGTATGCTGAGAAGTGCAATGAGAAGGCTGCAGCAGtgacacacaaaacactgcaaaaaaaAGCTCTAGATTTTACCTTATTATGGAACCCAAAGTACCTCTTATACATAGTGATGGTACTGTTTACCAACCTGTCAATGCCACAATTCCTGCTCTACCTGCCGGCTTATGGACATTCGGTGGGACTCACTAACTACCAGAACTCCATCATTAGTTCCTACTTGTCTGCCACAGACTGCAtcttcagaatctcatgtgggTTTTTGGTGCACAAGCTTAATGTCAAGGAGACGTTCGTCTTCCCAGTAGG CTTGGTGGTTGGGGGCCTCAGCTGCTTCCTGGTGACATTTTGCTCTGCCATGTGGCAGCTCATGCTTGTCACCACACTGTACTCCATTGGCCTGGCAACCTTCTGGGCACTTATCAACACTCTACTTGTTAATGACTTTGGCCCAAAGTCAGTAGCCACTTCCTGGGGCTTCTTCAGGATGACTCAGGGCATCACCaactttatctatccatctctacTTG gTCTGATGCAGGACTTGACGCAGAGTTTGATGGTGCCATTCTTCATCATGGGGACCGGCCTCATTCTTGGAAGTGCCGTCTTCACCTTGCGACCCTTCATAGCCAAGATATCCAAGGGATGCAAGGAATAG
- the LOC123507824 gene encoding uncharacterized protein LOC123507824 produces MNVLFSRLWTSSLPGLVGGVAMTCRTLVTRPHLPHALAATPTPLYGGVGMTGLARPLLLPQSPIGGVGGRTNVRCHFPKPSEKRRIKRHGWEKRMSSFSGREILRRRILKGRHVLSH; encoded by the exons ATGAACGTACTATTCTCCAGGCTTTGGACGTCCTCACTCCCAGGACTCGTGGGAGGGGTCGCCATGACCTGCAGGACTCTGGTCACACGCCCTCACCTGCCACACGCCCTCGCCGCTACGCCCACGCCCTTGTATGGGGGCGTAGGCATGACTGGCCTCGCCAGACCCCTGCTGCTGCCTCAGTCTCCCATTG GTGGAGTTGGTGGGAGGACAAATGTGCGGTGCCACTTCCCAAAGCCCAGCGAGAAGCGGCGAATCAAGCGGCATGGTTGGGAGAAACGCATGTCGTCCTTCAGTGGCCGGGAGATTCTGAGGCGGAGGATTCTAAAGGGACGCCACGTGCTCAGCCACTAA